From a region of the Thermoflexus hugenholtzii JAD2 genome:
- a CDS encoding alpha-mannosidase, with protein MQPEAFIVPHTHWDREWYRPFQAFRYRLVDLVEQVLRMIEGDPDFRGFLLDGQSVILEDVLTVRPDLEPRIRQAVEAGRLWIGPWYVLPDEFLVSGEALVRNLQVGIRIARRFGGEMPIGYTPDPFGHVGQLPQILKGFGIEAAVFQRGLDEQPTLLWWEAPDGTRIFTVYLRDGYGNAAWIPEDAEALAAYLKAQALSLMPHTPVPLLLLMNGTDHLFPHPQLTERLRAAQTHLPDLRLRLASLADYIAAVRTALGERLSDLPVVHGELRSSRRHPVLPGVLSTRIWIKQRNAAVQTVLERYAEPLMAFAHLLCGLDRRAFLFEAWRLLLQNHFHDSICGTGVDAVHEDMRPRFDHAEQIAGLVSRESLERLLRPEAAEAPPGWLASDPASMEQTLLVYCPIPGPVRGPVELTLPALPPGLTYCLLDPEGRELPLFQVERGTPDETRWTVSSTEWPGFLNRLLWAYVGPYAAKRVWVDLEGQRIWAEWADASADMDHGMITRVVRVARQLGERQPAITAPWTVSAAMGGASRWAFVLPEGRGVGLQAYRLQIRPGTPRLVTRRPRAEPEIANEFFRLTADPSDGTLQLEDLRTGRRWRGLNRFEDEGDAGDVYNHELPAEDRRVDRPAAPPRVEAWEEEPFGQCLEVDLPYEIPAGLRPDRRGRSAEMIPLSIAVRAWLRPGVPRVDMEVVVDNRAADHRLRVVFPTGIRSETWVTEGAFDLVVRPVGLRVRADDSWVEQPAPTAPQQGFAFVEDATGGLLVANQGLPEIEARTDAEGQVELVLTLLRCVGWLSRGDLRSRRGHAGPPLPTPAAQMIGRWAFRYSLIPYTDRWEAIREAQRFQAPPLARAGPGRLSERPFLEVEPAAFVLTAVKAPEEGEGLIVRGYNAAEEVVQVRLTFWQPVQAAWRADLMERLQEPLRPERSSLTFRARPKEIVTVRVVLAPLLRHSEG; from the coding sequence ATGCAACCGGAAGCCTTCATCGTCCCCCACACCCACTGGGATCGGGAGTGGTATCGCCCCTTCCAGGCCTTTCGTTACCGTCTGGTGGACCTGGTCGAACAGGTCCTTCGGATGATCGAAGGGGATCCGGATTTCAGGGGGTTCCTGCTCGACGGCCAGTCGGTGATCCTGGAGGACGTCCTCACGGTGCGCCCGGATCTGGAGCCGCGGATCCGACAAGCGGTGGAGGCCGGCCGCCTCTGGATCGGCCCCTGGTATGTGCTCCCTGACGAGTTCCTGGTGAGCGGGGAGGCGCTCGTCCGCAACCTCCAGGTTGGGATTCGCATCGCCCGCCGCTTCGGCGGCGAGATGCCCATCGGCTACACGCCGGATCCCTTCGGCCATGTGGGACAGCTGCCCCAGATCCTGAAAGGGTTCGGGATCGAGGCCGCCGTGTTCCAGCGCGGCCTGGACGAGCAGCCCACGCTCCTCTGGTGGGAGGCCCCAGACGGCACCCGGATCTTCACGGTGTATCTCCGGGACGGCTACGGGAACGCCGCCTGGATCCCGGAGGACGCGGAGGCCCTGGCGGCCTACCTGAAGGCCCAGGCCCTCTCCCTGATGCCCCACACGCCGGTTCCCCTCCTCTTGCTCATGAACGGGACGGACCATCTCTTCCCCCATCCGCAGCTGACGGAGCGGCTCCGGGCGGCCCAGACGCATCTCCCGGATCTCCGCCTGCGCCTCGCTTCCCTGGCGGATTACATCGCCGCGGTGCGGACTGCTCTCGGCGAGCGGCTGTCGGATCTCCCCGTGGTTCACGGGGAGCTGCGCTCCAGCCGACGCCATCCGGTCCTGCCCGGCGTGCTCTCCACCCGCATCTGGATCAAGCAGCGCAACGCCGCCGTCCAGACCGTGCTGGAGCGCTACGCGGAGCCCCTGATGGCCTTCGCGCATCTTCTCTGCGGCCTGGATCGGCGGGCCTTCCTCTTCGAGGCCTGGCGGCTCCTCCTTCAGAACCACTTTCACGATTCGATCTGCGGGACGGGGGTGGATGCGGTTCACGAAGACATGCGGCCGCGCTTCGATCACGCTGAGCAGATCGCTGGCCTGGTGAGTCGGGAATCCCTGGAGCGGCTCCTGCGGCCGGAGGCGGCCGAGGCCCCACCCGGCTGGCTGGCCTCAGACCCAGCGTCAATGGAGCAGACGCTGCTGGTCTACTGCCCGATCCCGGGCCCCGTTCGAGGCCCCGTGGAGCTGACCCTCCCCGCCCTCCCGCCGGGCCTGACGTATTGCCTCCTGGATCCCGAAGGGCGTGAGCTCCCGCTCTTTCAGGTGGAGCGGGGGACGCCTGACGAGACGCGCTGGACTGTCAGCTCGACGGAGTGGCCGGGCTTCCTGAACCGCCTGCTCTGGGCCTACGTGGGCCCCTATGCGGCGAAGCGGGTGTGGGTGGATCTCGAGGGGCAGCGGATCTGGGCGGAGTGGGCGGACGCCTCCGCAGATATGGATCACGGGATGATCACCCGTGTCGTTCGCGTGGCCCGCCAGCTGGGGGAGCGACAACCGGCCATCACGGCCCCATGGACGGTCTCGGCGGCGATGGGAGGAGCCTCCCGTTGGGCCTTCGTCCTCCCCGAGGGCCGGGGGGTCGGCCTCCAGGCCTACCGGCTGCAGATCCGCCCCGGGACACCCCGCCTGGTCACCCGACGTCCCCGGGCGGAGCCGGAGATCGCCAACGAGTTCTTCCGCCTCACAGCGGATCCCTCAGATGGGACCCTGCAGCTGGAGGATCTCCGGACGGGCCGGCGGTGGCGCGGCCTGAACCGCTTCGAAGATGAAGGGGATGCCGGGGATGTCTACAACCATGAGCTGCCGGCAGAGGATCGGCGGGTGGACCGCCCGGCGGCGCCGCCCCGGGTGGAGGCCTGGGAGGAGGAGCCGTTCGGTCAGTGCCTGGAGGTCGATTTGCCATATGAGATCCCGGCCGGGCTGCGGCCGGACCGCCGGGGACGCTCCGCGGAGATGATCCCGCTGTCGATCGCCGTGCGGGCATGGCTGCGACCGGGAGTTCCCCGGGTCGATATGGAGGTCGTGGTGGACAATCGGGCGGCCGATCACCGCCTGCGTGTGGTCTTCCCCACCGGCATCCGGTCCGAGACCTGGGTGACGGAGGGGGCGTTTGACCTCGTGGTTCGCCCGGTGGGCCTCCGCGTCCGGGCCGATGACTCCTGGGTGGAGCAGCCGGCCCCTACCGCCCCCCAGCAGGGCTTCGCGTTCGTGGAGGACGCCACCGGCGGGCTCCTGGTGGCGAACCAGGGGCTCCCGGAGATCGAGGCCCGGACGGACGCGGAGGGACAGGTGGAGCTGGTCCTCACCCTGTTGCGGTGCGTGGGCTGGCTGTCGCGGGGGGATCTGCGATCCCGGCGGGGGCATGCGGGGCCGCCGCTGCCCACGCCCGCTGCGCAGATGATCGGGCGCTGGGCCTTCCGCTACAGCCTGATCCCCTACACCGACCGTTGGGAGGCGATCCGGGAGGCCCAGCGCTTTCAGGCGCCGCCCCTCGCCAGGGCGGGCCCGGGCCGTCTGTCGGAGCGACCGTTCCTGGAGGTAGAGCCGGCCGCCTTTGTCCTGACCGCTGTGAAGGCCCCTGAGGAGGGGGAGGGCCTCATCGTGCGAGGGTATAACGCCGCCGAGGAGGTCGTCCAGGTCCGGCTTACCTTCTGGCAGCCGGTTCAGGCGGCCTGGCGGGCGGACCTCATGGAGCGTCTCCAGGAGCCCCTTCGCCCGGAGAGGTCCTCTCTGACCTTCCGGGCCCGCCCCAAGGAGATCGTCACCGTGCGGGTGGTCCTCGCCCCGCTCCTCCGGCATTCGGAAGGATAA
- a CDS encoding zinc ribbon domain-containing protein: MSRNWIGLLIGALVLLVLLVGALGLLAGPAWGWGCPGCPMMGRWGWGGMGWGFGLWMMLLGLLLPLLFLGLIIAAVVWGIQQVTRAGGLPPAAPPAARCPQCGRPVQADWAHCPYCGASLTGGSARQG; the protein is encoded by the coding sequence ATGAGCCGCAACTGGATTGGCCTGCTGATCGGAGCGCTGGTGTTGCTGGTCCTGCTGGTCGGCGCCCTGGGCCTGCTGGCCGGCCCGGCGTGGGGCTGGGGGTGCCCGGGTTGCCCGATGATGGGGCGCTGGGGCTGGGGCGGCATGGGCTGGGGCTTCGGGCTGTGGATGATGCTGCTGGGCCTGCTGCTCCCCTTGCTGTTCCTCGGCCTGATCATCGCCGCGGTGGTCTGGGGGATCCAGCAGGTGACCCGGGCCGGCGGCCTGCCCCCCGCTGCGCCTCCGGCGGCTCGCTGTCCGCAGTGCGGCCGCCCCGTCCAGGCGGACTGGGCCCACTGCCCCTACTGTGGGGCTTCGTTGACCGGCGGGTCGGCACGGCAGGGTTGA
- a CDS encoding response regulator transcription factor: MRTVLVVEDEPRMRQVIRAYLEQAGFRVIAVGDGPSALHAFRRERPDLIVLDLMLPGMDGFDVCRAIRRESGVPILILTARVEEEDRVVGLELGADDYITKPFSPRELVARVRAVLRRAQGEISPPAVLRVGDLVIDLERREVRVGDREVRLTPTEFELLTAMARHPGRVFTRLQLLERIQGAAYEGYERTIDAHIKNLRQKIEPDPRNPQYILTVYGVGYKLREE, from the coding sequence ATGCGGACGGTGCTGGTGGTGGAGGACGAGCCCCGGATGCGCCAGGTGATCCGGGCCTACCTGGAGCAGGCGGGGTTCCGCGTGATCGCGGTGGGGGACGGCCCCAGCGCGTTGCATGCCTTCCGGCGGGAGCGGCCCGACCTCATCGTCCTGGACCTGATGCTGCCGGGCATGGATGGCTTCGACGTCTGTCGCGCCATCCGGCGGGAGTCCGGGGTGCCCATCCTCATCCTGACGGCGCGGGTGGAGGAAGAGGATCGGGTGGTGGGCCTGGAGCTGGGGGCGGACGATTACATCACCAAGCCCTTCAGCCCGCGCGAGCTGGTGGCGCGGGTTCGCGCGGTCCTGCGGCGGGCACAGGGGGAGATCTCCCCGCCCGCCGTCCTCCGGGTGGGGGATCTGGTCATTGACCTGGAGCGCCGGGAGGTGCGGGTGGGCGACCGGGAGGTCCGTCTGACGCCCACGGAGTTCGAGCTGCTGACGGCCATGGCGCGCCATCCGGGCCGTGTCTTCACCCGACTGCAGCTGCTGGAGCGGATCCAGGGCGCAGCCTACGAAGGATATGAACGGACCATCGACGCGCACATCAAGAACCTGCGCCAGAAGATCGAGCCGGATCCCCGCAACCCGCAGTATATCCTCACCGTCTATGGGGTCGGCTACAAGCTTCGGGAGGAGTGA
- a CDS encoding sensor histidine kinase produces the protein MRSLWAKLTLAFIGVVVLSLLTTALLIALATAGEFRVYVARGNRRWAEGLAPLFAAYYARVGSWEGVEAVLEDMPMPMPGMGPMHPPMGMMGMNRAMWRMMGHRLILTDEAGRVRLDSEGSAVGTLLPAAREQGVPIRVAGRTVGWLLIGEVESPTGPSAEFLAQVRRAIALSTLLGIALALGAGSWVFFRLMRPLQALQQASRRIARGDLGARIPAREAGELGEVARAFNQMAEALARAEQQRRQMLADIAHELRTPLGILQGQLEALLDGVLPLVPEQIVQVHDEVRHLARLVEDLRLLALAEAGQLRLERRPVDLRSLIEEAADRIALQAAEKGIRLEVHLPEGLPPAWGDPGRLRQVLMNLLTNALRYTPAGGRITIEAQPLGDQVQVSVRDTGVGIAPEDLPYVFDRFYRAEKSRARADGGSGLGLAIARHLIEAHGGRIGVESQPGQGSHFFFTLPIVSRP, from the coding sequence ATGCGGAGCCTGTGGGCGAAGCTGACCCTGGCCTTCATCGGCGTGGTCGTCCTGAGCCTGCTGACCACGGCCCTCCTGATCGCCCTGGCCACCGCAGGGGAGTTCCGGGTCTATGTGGCCCGGGGGAACCGGCGCTGGGCGGAAGGGCTGGCCCCGCTCTTCGCTGCATATTACGCCCGGGTTGGGAGCTGGGAGGGCGTGGAGGCCGTGCTTGAGGACATGCCGATGCCCATGCCCGGCATGGGGCCCATGCATCCGCCCATGGGGATGATGGGGATGAACCGGGCGATGTGGCGGATGATGGGCCACCGCCTGATCCTGACCGACGAGGCGGGGCGGGTCCGGCTGGATTCCGAGGGGAGCGCAGTGGGGACCCTCCTCCCGGCGGCGCGAGAGCAGGGGGTCCCGATCCGCGTGGCGGGGCGGACGGTGGGGTGGCTGCTCATCGGCGAGGTGGAGAGCCCCACCGGGCCCTCGGCGGAGTTCTTGGCTCAGGTGCGGCGGGCCATCGCCCTCAGCACGCTGCTCGGGATCGCGCTGGCCCTGGGGGCGGGCTCCTGGGTGTTCTTCCGGCTGATGCGTCCGCTCCAGGCCCTCCAGCAGGCGTCCCGGCGGATCGCGAGGGGGGATCTCGGCGCGCGCATCCCGGCGCGGGAGGCTGGGGAGCTGGGGGAGGTGGCTCGGGCGTTCAATCAGATGGCGGAGGCGCTGGCCCGGGCGGAGCAGCAGCGGCGTCAGATGCTGGCGGACATCGCCCACGAGCTCCGCACCCCCCTGGGGATCCTGCAGGGGCAGCTGGAGGCGCTGCTGGATGGCGTCCTTCCCCTGGTGCCGGAACAGATCGTCCAGGTCCACGACGAGGTGCGGCACCTGGCCCGGCTGGTGGAGGACCTGCGGCTCCTCGCCCTGGCGGAGGCCGGTCAGCTGCGGCTGGAGCGGAGGCCTGTGGACCTGCGATCCCTAATCGAGGAGGCCGCCGACCGCATCGCCTTGCAGGCGGCGGAGAAGGGGATCCGGCTGGAGGTGCATCTTCCGGAAGGGCTGCCGCCGGCGTGGGGGGATCCGGGGCGTCTGCGGCAGGTGCTAATGAACCTGCTCACCAATGCCCTCCGCTACACGCCTGCCGGCGGCCGGATCACCATCGAGGCCCAGCCCCTCGGGGATCAAGTGCAGGTGAGCGTCCGCGACACCGGGGTGGGGATCGCCCCGGAGGATCTGCCCTATGTCTTCGATCGGTTCTACCGGGCGGAGAAATCCCGGGCCCGGGCGGACGGGGGGTCGGGGCTGGGGCTGGCCATCGCCCGCCACCTGATCGAGGCCCATGGAGGCCGTATTGGGGTCGAGAGCCAGCCCGGCCAGGGCTCCCATTTCTTCTTCACCCTCCCCATTGTCTCCCGCCCATAA
- a CDS encoding amino acid ABC transporter ATP-binding protein codes for MISFRQVNKWFGNLHVLRDITLDIYEGEVVVIFGPSGGGKSTLIRTINRLEPIDSGELWVDGIPVHDPRINVNRLRQEIGMVFQQFNLFPHLTVLENIILGPVHVKKIPRAEAERLAMQLLERVGIPEKAHAYPAQLSGGQQQRVAIARGLAMRPKIMLFDEPTSALDPEMIKEVLDVMEDLAREGMTMVVVTHEMGFARHVADRMVFLEGGRIVEIGTPDEIFENPRHERTRVFLSQVLRH; via the coding sequence ATCATCTCCTTCCGGCAGGTGAACAAATGGTTCGGGAATCTGCACGTTCTGCGGGACATCACGCTGGACATCTATGAAGGGGAAGTGGTGGTGATCTTCGGCCCCAGCGGGGGCGGGAAGAGCACCCTGATCCGCACCATCAACCGGCTGGAGCCCATCGACTCCGGTGAGCTGTGGGTGGACGGCATCCCGGTTCACGATCCCCGCATCAACGTCAACCGCCTCCGTCAGGAGATCGGGATGGTCTTCCAGCAGTTCAATCTCTTCCCCCATCTGACGGTGCTGGAGAACATCATCCTCGGTCCGGTGCATGTGAAGAAGATCCCCCGGGCGGAGGCGGAGCGGCTGGCCATGCAGCTCCTGGAGCGGGTGGGGATCCCCGAGAAGGCCCACGCTTACCCGGCCCAGCTGTCGGGCGGACAGCAGCAGCGGGTGGCCATCGCCCGAGGCCTGGCTATGCGGCCGAAGATCATGCTCTTCGATGAGCCGACCAGCGCCCTGGATCCCGAGATGATCAAGGAGGTGCTGGACGTGATGGAGGATCTGGCCCGGGAGGGGATGACCATGGTGGTGGTCACCCACGAGATGGGCTTCGCCCGACACGTGGCGGACCGCATGGTCTTCCTGGAAGGGGGCCGAATCGTAGAGATCGGGACCCCTGATGAGATCTTCGAGAACCCCCGGCACGAGCGCACCCGGGTCTTCCTGAGCCAGGTCCTGCGTCATTAG
- a CDS encoding transporter substrate-binding domain-containing protein, translated as MALRLSRMALLGLALALVLAACQAPGATPAPQKGRAPLAPEGTLLRKIQDRGKLICGTKYDIPTFGYLNPKTNQVEGFDVEICRAVAEYIFGDPNAVEIKEAISKNRIPFLKEGVVDIVASTMTINEERLKEIDFSVVYYVAGQSLLVPKNSPINGLDDLKGKRVGTVKGSTSEKNIRAISDQKGLNIEVVLFDTYSEAVAAMDAGRVDAVTTDDIILYGFVRQEPDKWKVVGGRFTVEPYGVGVKKGEEELLEVVNTVIRELKSSGRWKEIYKKWIPSDTVPEPPPDDWRAVSQP; from the coding sequence ATGGCGCTCAGACTATCTCGAATGGCCTTGCTCGGGTTGGCCCTCGCCCTGGTCCTGGCAGCCTGTCAGGCGCCCGGGGCCACGCCGGCCCCTCAAAAGGGCCGCGCCCCTCTCGCCCCCGAAGGAACCCTCCTGCGCAAGATCCAGGATCGCGGCAAGCTGATCTGCGGCACGAAGTATGACATCCCCACCTTCGGTTACCTCAACCCTAAGACCAACCAGGTGGAAGGCTTCGATGTGGAGATCTGCCGTGCCGTCGCCGAGTACATCTTCGGCGATCCCAACGCGGTGGAGATTAAGGAGGCCATTTCCAAGAACCGCATCCCCTTCCTCAAAGAGGGCGTGGTGGACATCGTGGCTTCGACGATGACCATCAACGAGGAGCGCCTGAAGGAGATCGATTTCTCCGTCGTCTATTACGTCGCCGGCCAGTCCCTCCTGGTCCCCAAGAACAGCCCCATCAACGGCCTGGATGACCTCAAAGGCAAGCGGGTGGGCACCGTGAAGGGTTCCACCTCGGAGAAGAACATCCGGGCCATCTCGGATCAGAAGGGGCTGAACATCGAGGTGGTGCTCTTCGACACCTACTCGGAGGCGGTGGCGGCCATGGACGCCGGCCGCGTGGACGCGGTGACCACCGATGACATCATCCTCTACGGCTTCGTGCGCCAGGAGCCGGATAAGTGGAAGGTGGTCGGAGGGCGCTTCACGGTGGAGCCCTATGGCGTGGGGGTGAAGAAGGGCGAGGAGGAGCTCCTGGAGGTGGTGAACACAGTGATCCGGGAGCTTAAGTCTTCCGGCCGCTGGAAGGAGATCTACAAGAAGTGGATCCCCAGTGACACGGTGCCGGAGCCCCCGCCGGATGATTGGCGGGCGGTGAGCCAGCCGTGA